The Agrobacterium larrymoorei sequence CGACCGCGCCACTGTGCTACGTCACGGCAAGGTCACGGGAGCCTGCGATCCACGCCAGGAAACGCCTGCTTCTCTGGCGCGCATGATGGTCGGCTCCGATGTCGCAGGCATCCAGCGTGACGACGAATGTACCATTGGCGATGTCGCGGTCGAGATCATCGGTCTCTCTGTTCCGGCCCGCACGCCCTTTGCCGTATCCCTCAAGAACATCGCCATGAAGGTTCGCGCGGGCGAGGTTCTGGCCATCGCGGGGATTGCTGGCAATGGCCAGGGCGAGTTGTTCGATGCTCTCTCCGGCGAGTATCCCGTCTCAAAGGACGACACGATTTTCCTGCGCGGCAAGCCCGTCGGTCGCACGGGCATCAATGGACGCCGGTTGTTGGGCGCAGGCTTCGTGCCGGAAGAGCGCCACGGCCATGCCGCCGTACCCAATATGAGCCTGTCCGACAATCTTTTGTTGGCGCGCTGTCGCTCCGATAGAAAGGCATTTCTGAGCGGCGGCTTTCTGAATGTGGTGCGTCATTCTGTCATCAAGAACGCTGCCAAGCGTATCTCCGAGAAAATGGACGTGCGTAAAAGTGGGGACGATCCGCTTGCCGGTTCGCTCTCCGGCGGCAATCTGCAGAAATTCATCGTGGGTCGTGAACTCGATCGGCAGCCATCTGTGCTGGTCGTCAATCAGCCGACATGGGGTGTGGATGCGGGGGCGGCCAGCCGTATTCGCCAGGCACTGGTCGATATGGCGAAGGCAGGTTCGGCGGTCATCGTCATCAGCCAGGATCTGGACGAAATCTTCGAGGTTGCATCGAGCATTGCCGTTATTTCCGACGGTCACTTGTCCAACGCCTACCCGGCAAAGGAGATGACGCGTGAGAAGATCGGCCTGTTGATGGGTGGCGTACACACAGGTAACACAGGACAGGCAGGGCATACGGAGCAGGTCGTTCATGCGCATTGAACTGGAAAAACGCGCAGGGGTCT is a genomic window containing:
- a CDS encoding ABC transporter ATP-binding protein, with the translated sequence MTETVASGALPLLSVRQLTKLFGTFAACNAIDLDIAPGEIHALLGENGAGKSTLVKMLFGVLEPTSGDIVWNGNSVRIGSPGEARKLGVGMVFQHFSLFEALTVAENIALSLDPKISLKEIAREAETLSKAYGLPLDPYAHVADLSVGERQRIEIVRALLQNPKLIILDEPTSVLTPQEADRLFETLEKLKAEGRSVLYISHRLEEVQRICDRATVLRHGKVTGACDPRQETPASLARMMVGSDVAGIQRDDECTIGDVAVEIIGLSVPARTPFAVSLKNIAMKVRAGEVLAIAGIAGNGQGELFDALSGEYPVSKDDTIFLRGKPVGRTGINGRRLLGAGFVPEERHGHAAVPNMSLSDNLLLARCRSDRKAFLSGGFLNVVRHSVIKNAAKRISEKMDVRKSGDDPLAGSLSGGNLQKFIVGRELDRQPSVLVVNQPTWGVDAGAASRIRQALVDMAKAGSAVIVISQDLDEIFEVASSIAVISDGHLSNAYPAKEMTREKIGLLMGGVHTGNTGQAGHTEQVVHAH